Proteins from one Nicotiana tabacum cultivar K326 chromosome 23, ASM71507v2, whole genome shotgun sequence genomic window:
- the LOC107769485 gene encoding SNARE-interacting protein KEULE, whose protein sequence is MSMSDSDTSSQGSDYKYFRQVSRDRLLYEMLRSAKSKDSKSAWKVLIMDKLTVKIMSYSCKMADITEEGVSLVEDIYKRRQPLPSMDAIYFIQPTKENVVMFLSDMAGKSPLYRKAFVFFSSPIAKELVNYIKRDSSVLSRIGALREMNLEYFANDIQCFTTDNERALEELYGDDEGSRKGDLCLNVMANRIATVFASLREFPYVRYRAAKSLDPTTMTTFRDLIPTKLAAAVWNSLTKYKSTLPHFPQTETCELLILDRSVDQIAPIIHEWTYDAMCHDLLNMEGNKYVHEVPGKAGGPPEKKEVLLEDHDPIWLELRHAHIADASERLHEKMTNFVSKNKAAQMHQGSRDGGQLSTRDLQKMVQALPQYSEQIEKLSLHVDIAGKLNRIIRESSLKEIGQLEQNLVFGDAGTKDLINFLRVNQDVTRENKLRLMMIYAAVHPEKLESDKLSKLMELARLPQDDMNAVYNMRLLEGSSDNKKSSLGPFSLKFDVHKKKHAARKDRTDEAATWQLSRFYPMIEELVEKLSKGELPKNDYPCMNDPSPTFHGTSQSASVQANQVPTPHSMRSRRTATWARPRNSDDGYSSDSILRHASSDFKKMGQRIFVFIVGGATRSELRACHKLTTKLKREVVLGSSSLDDPPQFITKLKLLTADELSLDDLQI, encoded by the exons atgtcGATGTCTGATTCCGATACATCGTCGCAGGGCAGCGATTACAAGTACTTCCGGCAAGTTTCCCGTGACa GATTACTATATGAAATGCTCAGGTCAGCCAAGTCAAAAGACTCAAAATCAGCATGGAAG GTACTCATCATGGACAAACTAACCGTTAAAATAATGTCATACTCATGCAAGATGGCAGATATCACAGAGGAAGGAGTTTCAT TGGTTGAAGACATATACAAGCGACGGCAGCCGCTCCCCTCGATGGATGCTATATACTTCATCCAACCAACAAAAGAAAA TGTTGTGATGTTTCTATCTGACATGGCTGGTAAATCACCTTTGTACAGAAA gGCATTTGTCTTCTTTAGTTCACCTATTGCTAAAGAGTTGGTTAATTACATAAAGAGGGATTCAAGTGTTCTGTCTCGCATTGGTGCCTTGAGAGAA ATGAACTTGGAGTATTTTGCTAATGATATCCAG TGTTTTACCACCGATAATGAGAGGGCGCTTGAAGAACTTTATGGAGATGATGAAGGTTCTCGAAAGGGTGATTTGTGTTTGAATGTGATGGCCAACCGTATTGCTACAGTTTTTGCTTCATTACGG GAATTTCCTTATGTGCGCTACCGCGCTGCGAAATCGCTTGATCCTACTACCATGACAACCTTTCGGGATTTAATTCCTACAAAGCTTGCAGCTGCTGTTTGGAATTCTCTTACTAAGTACAAATCTACTCTTCCTCACTTTCCGCAGACAGAAACATGCGAGTTGCTTATTCTGGATAGATCAGTAGACCAG ATTGCTCCCATTATACATGAGTGGACATATGATGCGATGTGCCATGACTTGTTAAACATGGAGGGAAATAAATATGTGCATGAG GTTCCTGGCAAAGCAGGTGGCCCTCCTGAGAAGAAAGAGGTTCTTTTGGAGGATCATGATCCTATTTGGTTAGAGCTCCGCCATGCACACATTGCAGAT GCTAGTGAGAGGTTGCATGAGAAGATGACAAACTTTGTGTCAAAGAATAAAGCTGCTCAAATGCATCAAGGTTCAAG AGACGGTGGTCAATTATCTACACGGGATTTGCAAAAGATGGTTCAGGCTTTACCTCAATACAGTGAACAAATTGAGAAGCTCTCCCTCCATGTTGAT ATTGCTGGGAAGCTAAACAGAATTATTAGGGAGTCAAGTCTAAAAGAAATTGGACAATTAGAGCAGAACCTTGTTTTCGGAGATGCAGGAACTAAGGATCTGATCAATTTCCTGAGGGTTAATCAG GATGTGACACGGGAAAACAAGTTACGGTTAATGATGATTTATGCAGCTGTTCATCCTGAGAAGCTTGAAAGTGACAAACTCTCCAAGTTAATGGAG TTGGCGAGATTGCCCCAAGATGACATGAATGCTGTGTACAATATGAGATTGCTGGAGGGATCATCGGATAATAAGAAAAGCTCACTAGGACCTTTCTCTCTCAAGTTTGACGTTCACAAG AAGAAGCACGCTGCTAGAAAAGACCGTACCGATGAAGCAGCAACATGGCAATTGTCTCGTTTTTACCCAATGATAGAG GAACTTGTTGAAAAACTCAGTAAAGGGGAACTACCAAAGAATGATTATCCCTGCATGAATGATCCAAGTCCAACTTTTCATGGGACCTCTCAGTCTGCATCAGTACAAGCAAATCAAGTTCCAACACCTCATTCAATGAGATCGAGAAGGACGGCTACGTGGGCCCGCCCTCGAAATTCTGATGATGGTTATTCAAG TGATTCAATTCTGAGGCATGCATCAAGTGATTTCAAGAAAATGGGTCaacgtatttttgtatttatagTTGGTGGGGCTACACGATCAGAG TTGCGGGCTTGTCATAAGTTAACTACGAAGCTGAAGAGAGAAGTAGTTCTAGGTTCATCGAGCCTCGATGACCCTCCACAATTCATTACG AAATTAAAGCTCTTGACTGCAGATGAACTCTCATTGGATGATTTGCAGATCTAG
- the LOC107769568 gene encoding deoxyribodipyrimidine photo-lyase: MASPIPVVQSGRIRVLKQGSGPLVGPVVYWMFRDQRIRDNWALIHAVDEANKANVPVAIAFNLFDQFLGAKARQLGFMLRGLQKLHSNLESTLQIPFFLFQGEAVDTIPNFLKECGASLLVTDFSPLRDVRSWKEKVCESVSESVTVHEVDAHNVVPVWVASNKLEYSAKTIRGKINKLLPEYLIELPAIGPPKIKWSSSNPPIDWPKLIADVVRKGAEVPELEWCEPGEDAALEVLMGSKNGFLTVRLKNYSTDRNNPLKPQALSGLSPYLHFGQMSAQRCAVEASKVRKLYTQAVDTFLEELIVRRELADNFCYYQPRYDSLLGAWEWARKTLMEHASDKREHIYTREQLEKAQTADPLWNASQLEMVHYGKMHGFMRMYWAKKILEWTSGPEEALAITIYLNDKYHIDGRDPSGYVGCMWSICGLHDQGWRERPVFGKIRYMNYAGCKRKFNVDGYISYVKRLVGESKKRKAEVYFDNKAKELRS; the protein is encoded by the exons ATGGCATCTCCGATCCCTGTCGTTCAGTCGGGTCGGATCCGGGTTCTGAAGCAAGGATCAGGACCGTTGGTTGGACCGGTAGTGTACTGGATGTTCAGAGATCAACGAATAAGAGATAACTGGGCATTAATCCACGCCGTTGATGAGGCTAACAAAGCAAATGTACCAGTAGCTATTGCTTTCAATTTGTTCGATCAGTTCTTAGGTGCAAAAGCTAGACAATTAGGGTTTATGCTTAGAGGCCTTCAAAAACTTCATAGCAACCTCGAaagtactcttcaaattcccttttTTCTATTTCAG GGAGAAGCTGTAGACACAATTCCCAATTTTCTGAAAGAATGTGGAGCTTCTCTTCTAGTAACGGATTTCTCACCTTTGAGGGATGTGAGGAGCTGGAAAGAAAAAGTTTGTGAGAGTGTGAGTGAATCGGTAACAGTACACGAGGTTGATGCGCACAATGTTGTTCCTGTTTGGGTGGCATCAAATAAATTAGAATACAGTGCTAAAACCATACGGGGTAAAATAAATAAGCTGCTTCCTGAGTATCTAATCGAATTACCTGCAATAGGGCCTCCCAAGATAAAGTGGTCGTCTTCAAACCCTCCAATAGATTGGCCAAAACTAATTGCCGATGTCGTAAG GAAAGGAGCAGAAGTTCCTGAACTTGAATGGTGTGAACCAGGTGAAGATGCTGCATTGGAAGTGCTTATGGGAAGTAAAAATGGGTTCCTGACAGTTAGGTTGAAGAATTATTCAACAGACCGGAACAACCCTCTGAAACCCCAAGCACTTTCTGGTCTCTCTCCTTATTTGCACTTTGGGCAGATGTCAGCACAGCGATGTGCTGTAGAAGCAAGCAAAGTTCGGAAACTTTATACCCAG GCAGTTGACACATTTCTGGAGGAATTGATTGTGCGCAGAGAGCTTGCTGATAATTTCTGCTACTACCAGCCTCGATATGATTCATTACTGGGTGCATGGGAATGGGCACGCAAAACCTTGATGGAACATGCATCTGATAAGCGTGAACATATATACAC GCGAGAGCAATTGGAGAAGGCACAAACTGCAGACCCT CTTTGGAATGCTTCTCAGTTAGAGATGGTTCATTATGGGAAAATGCATGGTTTTATGAG GATGTATTGGGCTAAAAAGATTCTTGAATGGACAAGTGGACCGGAAGAAGCTCTGGCTATCACAATATATTTGAATGACAAG TATCATATAGATGGAAGGGATCCTAGTGGTTATGTTGGATGCATGTGGTCAATATGTGGCCTACACGACCAG GGTTGGAGAGAGCGTCCCGTATTTGGGAAAATACGGTACATGAACTATGCAGGTTGCAAGAGGAAATTCAATGTGGATGGATATATTTCATACGTTAAAAGACTAGTAGGtgaaagcaagaaaagaaaagcagaAGTATATTTCGACAACAAGGCAAAGGAACTGCGTAGTTAG